A genome region from Ahaetulla prasina isolate Xishuangbanna chromosome 8, ASM2864084v1, whole genome shotgun sequence includes the following:
- the LOC131202840 gene encoding uncharacterized protein LOC131202840: MSTCFMWPCARGDLSLRAIWPNVLQPYSDMIESPVTLSRNGVSACMLEDWGRIQVLIILEPKKSKSSGWGKSTREQSGAICKGSWLKDWQGVRGAATRRGTGSGSALPAASLPPSQGSSALLFHLLRLLVHASGVIPGQERSINTAAAAPAPPGREAVPGTRCKIRPGPLASRNGHDDPHLIPPPASTHAVCYLGRKISSARTEQERIQREAGEAVNF; the protein is encoded by the exons ATGAGCACGTGCTTTATGTGGCCTTGCGCACGAGGAGATCTGAGCCTCCGGGCCATTTGGCCGAACGTTTTGCAGCCTTACAGCGATATGATCGAGAGTCCCGTTACTCTCTCGAGAAATGGTGTTTCCGCTTGCATGCTTGAAGATTGGGGTCGAATACAGGTTTTAATAATTTTG GAACCTAAAAAAAGCAAATCCTCCGGCTGGGGGAAATCAACACGTGAACAATCCGGGGCGATCTGCAAAGGTAGCTGGCTGAAGGACTGGCAGGGCGTCCGCGGGGCTGCTACACGCAGAGGGACCGGCTCGGGCTCTGCTCTGCCCGCTGCTTCTCTGCCACCATCACAAGGATCAAGTGCGTTACTCTTccacctcctccgcctcctcgtcCATGCCAGCGGAGTGATACCAGGACAAGAGCGCTCAATAAACACAGCCGCAGCAGCTCCAGCTCCTCCAGGCCGTGAGGCAGTCCCGGGGACAAGGTGCAAAATCCGGCCCGGACCTTTAGCCAGCAGGAACGGACACGACGATCCCCACCTAATTCCCCCTCCGGCGTCTACTCACGCTGTTTGTTACCTTGGGCGGAAAATCAGCTCTGCCAGGACGGAACAAGAAAGGATCCAAAGGGAAGCTGGCGAGGCAGTCAACTTTTGA